One Sediminibacillus dalangtanensis genomic region harbors:
- a CDS encoding NlpC/P60 family protein, whose product MKTKKTLMSFAATVAIASAFTTNVEAASYTVKSGDTLWGISQKYGTSVSNLQSINSISGHIIYPGQVIETDSNKSTTTSSNNTANSSSSTTYKVKAGDTLSHIGVRYGVSVNSLKKWNSLSSDLIFVGQTLKINGTSSSSPNTQVKSSTVSNGSALVNEAKKHVGTPYAWGGTSPSGFDCSGFIYYVFNKAGQNVSRTNAAGYYNQSTKISSPQPGDLVFFKNTYKSGISHMGIYAGNNQFIHASSSGVQLTSLSNSYWKGHFAGYGSL is encoded by the coding sequence ATGAAGACTAAAAAGACCCTAATGTCTTTCGCAGCAACTGTCGCTATCGCATCTGCTTTTACAACAAACGTTGAAGCCGCCTCGTACACAGTGAAATCTGGAGATACCCTTTGGGGAATTTCGCAGAAATATGGCACATCCGTTTCCAACTTACAATCTATCAACAGCATTTCCGGCCATATCATTTATCCTGGCCAAGTAATTGAAACGGACTCTAATAAATCTACTACTACATCTTCCAACAATACAGCTAATTCTAGTTCGTCTACTACATATAAAGTGAAAGCTGGAGATACGTTATCACATATCGGTGTCCGATACGGTGTTTCTGTCAACAGCCTGAAGAAATGGAACAGTCTTTCTTCTGATTTGATTTTTGTGGGACAAACCTTAAAAATTAACGGAACCTCCAGTTCTTCGCCGAATACACAAGTAAAATCGTCTACGGTAAGCAACGGTTCTGCTCTCGTTAATGAAGCGAAGAAGCACGTCGGCACTCCATATGCATGGGGTGGAACGAGTCCGAGCGGATTTGACTGCAGCGGTTTTATCTATTATGTATTCAATAAAGCTGGTCAAAATGTTTCCCGTACCAATGCCGCTGGATACTACAATCAATCAACCAAGATCAGCAGCCCACAACCAGGAGACTTAGTTTTCTTCAAAAATACCTATAAATCTGGTATTTCTCACATGGGTATTTATGCAGGAAATAACCAATTCATACACGCCAGCTCAAGCGGTGTACAGCTTACAAGCCTAAGCAACTCCTATTGGAAAGGTCACTTTGCAGGCTACGGCAGCTTATAA
- a CDS encoding DUF1540 domain-containing protein, translating into MAQDVLCEVKNCKYWAHGNKCAADAIYVVSHTGKEASDQEETDCQTFEPKH; encoded by the coding sequence ATGGCTCAAGATGTGTTATGCGAAGTGAAAAACTGTAAGTATTGGGCGCACGGCAATAAGTGTGCAGCAGATGCGATCTATGTTGTCAGTCATACTGGCAAGGAAGCGTCAGACCAAGAAGAAACAGACTGCCAAACATTCGAGCCAAAGCACTAA